A portion of the Carya illinoinensis cultivar Pawnee chromosome 11, C.illinoinensisPawnee_v1, whole genome shotgun sequence genome contains these proteins:
- the LOC122283009 gene encoding V-type proton ATPase subunit e1 codes for MGFLVTTLIFMVIGIIASLCTRICCNRGPSTNLFHLTLIITATVCCWMMWAIVYLAQMKPLIVPILSEGE; via the exons ATGGGTTTCCTTGTGACAACCCTAATTTTCATGGTGATTGGGATCATTGCATCTCTGTGCACAAGAATTTGCTGCAATAGAGGACCCTCAACTAATTT GTTCCACCTAACATTGATTATTACAGCAACAGTCTGCTGTTGGATGAT GTGGGCGATTGTATATCTTGCACAGATGAAACCACTTATTGTCCCAATTCTGAGTGAAGGGGAATGA
- the LOC122283010 gene encoding glycine-rich protein DC7.1-like, with amino-acid sequence MASSKVFLLLGLAFAVVLLISSEVSARELAETTTQEAVQTDSVEEAKYGGHGYGHEYGHGHGHGKGHRGKPGHGGHPGHGAAGETETDQN; translated from the exons ATGGCTTCCTCCAAGGTTTTCCTTCTTCTCGGTCTTGCCTTTGCAGTTGTTCTTCTCATCTCCTCAGAGGTCTCAGCTCGTGAGCTCGCTGAGACTACTACCC AAGAGGCTGTGCAAACTGACTCTGTGGAGGAGGCCAAGTATGGCGGCCATGGGTACGGGCATGAATATGGCCACGGCCACGGACACGGAAAAGGACACCGCGGTAAACCAGGTCATGGTGGTCACCCAGGACATGGTGCTGCTGGCGAAACTGAAACCGACCAAAACTAG
- the LOC122283011 gene encoding cold and drought-regulated protein CORA-like: protein MASSKVLLLLGLAFAVVLLISSEVSARELSETTQTQEAVQTDSVEEAKHGGYGYGDGYGHRDGHGHGHGHGHGHGHGHRGKPGHGGHPGHGAAGETETDQN from the exons ATGGCTTCCTCCaaggttcttcttcttctcggtCTTGCCTTTGCCGTTGTTCTTCTCATCTCCTCCGAGGTCTCAGCTCGTGAGCTCTCTGAGACTACTCAAACCC AGGAGGCTGTGCAAACTGACTCTGTGGAGGAGGCCAAGCATGGTGGCTATGGGTACGGGGATGGATATGGCCACAGAGACGGACACGGACATGGACACGGACACGGACACGGTCACGGACATGGACACCGCGGTAAACCAGGTCATGGTGGTCACCCAGGACACGGTGCTGCTGGCGAAACTGAAACCGACCAAAACTAG
- the LOC122281211 gene encoding DNA topoisomerase 1 alpha-like isoform X1 — protein sequence MAFQTSGNSVYDDFDEEDGPTIFKRSKPMAKQSPLNSEVKKLSSQRHDGQSGRQVSDLPASNGQNSCLQKGKMVTSNKASPVKSPAAIPKASTSSVKASPEKSTVANLKTSNMLDSKAKHSAKHNTPATVKEEKKSFAENGDSEDSEDDKPLSTRLKGNSNYTHKGLSKPAFTTSLPSVSKITVKTCSEESDDEVPLSSRFPLKSNVGTSSSKPYNSGDKKPLGSTIQQNGSTLRDKQQKSSMLTGKRPLDKANSSEQSSVKKMKLSDAHTPMKTKQASVKAEQKNDDDDHIPISQRIKSTPSLNKSSSTKQKPLKVGSASFKKTTKMSKNAAKNSKYIKSTKMTPSSGDGQKKWTTLVHNGVIFPPPYKPHKVKMLYNGKPVDLTADQEEVATMYAVMKDTDYMQKDKFKENFWFDWRKLLGKNHVIQSLEKCDFTPIYDWCQQEKEKKKQMSTEEKKALKEEKLNQEEKFMWAIVDGVKEKVGNFRVEPPGLFRGRGEHPKMGKLKKRIRPSDITINIGKDAPIPECPIPGESWKEVRHDNTVTWLAFWNDPINPKEFKYVFLAASSTLKGQSDKEKYEKARMLKDYIENIRAAYTKNFTSKDVMKRQIAVATYLIDKLALRAGNEKDDDEADTVGCCTLKVENVKAVAPNTLEFNFLGKDSIRYENKVEVELPVYKAIIQFQAGKRGSDDLFDQLDTSKLNAHLKELMPGLTAKVFRTYNASITLDEMLNRETRNGDVAEKIVVYQHANKEVAIICNHQRSVSKSHSQQMSKLNEKISQLQSLLKELKTDLDRARKGKPPLKNADGKRRNLAPEAIEKKIAQTNVKIEKMERDMKTKEDLKTVALGTSKINYLDPRITVAWCKRHEVPIEKIFNKSLLAKFAWAMDVDPDFRF from the exons ATGGCTTTTCAAACTTCTGGTAATTCAGTATATGATGACTTTGATGAGGAAGATGGGCCTACAATTTTCAAAAGGAGTAAACCAATGGCTAAGCAAAGTCCATTAAATTCAGAAGTAAAGAAGTTATCGTCTCAAAGGCATGATGGACAATCCGGGAGGCAGGTATCCGATCTACCTGCTTCCAATGGTCAGAACTCCTGTTTGCAGAAGGGTAAGATGGTTACATCTAACAAGGCATCACCAGTTAAATCTCCTGCTGCTATCCCAAAAGCATCAACTTCATCTGTCAAGGCATCACCTGAGAAGTCAACTGTAGCAAATCTGAAGACATCGAATATGTTGGATAGTAAGGCAAAGCATTCAGCCAAACACAATACACCAGCAACTGTTaaggaggaaaagaaatcaTTTGCAGAAAATGGTGATTCTGAGGATTCGGAAGATGATAAACCATTGAGTACCAGACTCAAGGGGAACTCCAACTATACCCACAAAGGGCTCAGCAAACCTGCTTTTACAACATCACTGCCATCTGTATCAAAAATTACTGTCAAAACATGTTCTGAAGAGTCTGATGATGAAGTTccattgtcttcaaggttcccATTGAAATCGAATGTGGGTACTTCCAGTAGTAAACCATATAATTCCGGTGATAAAAAACCTCTGGGTTCAACAATTCAGCAAAATGGTTCCACCTTGAGGGATAAACAACAGAAATCTTCCATGCTAACGGGTAAGAGACCTCTAGATAAGGCCAATTCCTCAGAACAATCTTCAGTTAAAAAGATGAAGCTCTCAGATGCGCACACACCTATGAAGACTAAGCAAGCATCAGTCAAAGCAGAACAAAAGAACGATGATGATGACCATATTCCAATTTCCCAAAGAATAAAGTCAACACCATCACTTAATAAATCTTCTTCCACAAAGCAAAAACCATTGAAAGTGGGTTCAGCATCATTCAAGAAAACAACTAAAATGTCAAAGAATGCAgcaaaaaactcaaaatatataaagtCAACAAAAATGACACCCAGCTCTGGTGATGGACAGAAGAAATGGACTACCCTGGTTCACAATGGCGTCATTTTTCCTCCTCCATACAAGCCTCATAAAGTGAAGATGCTTTATAATGGAAAGCCAGTTGATTTGACTGCAGATCAAGAGGAG GTTGCCACTATGTATGCAGTAATGAAAGATACAGATTATATGCAGAAAGATAAGTTCAAAGAAAATTTCTGGTTTGATTGGCGGAAGTTACTTGGGAAAAACCATGTGATTCAGAGCTTAGAGAAATGTGATTTCACGCCAATATATGACTGGTGCcaacaggaaaaagaaaagaagaaacaaatgaGCACAGAA GAGAAGAAGGCCTTGAAGGAAGAGAAATTGAATCAGGAGGAGAAGTTTATGTGGGCCATCGTTGATGGTGTTAAAGAGAAG GTTGGAAACTTCAGAGTTGAGCCACCTGGATTATTTCGAGGCCGTGGAGAGCACCCAAAG ATGGGAAAGCTAAAAAAACGCATTCGCCCTAGCGATATTACAATTAATATTGGAAAGGATGCTCCAATTCCAGAGTGCCCCATCCCTGGTGAAAG CTGGAAGGAAGTAAGACACGATAATACTGTTACATGGTTAGCTTTCTGGAATGATCCAATCAATCCAAAGGAGTTCAAGTATGTGTTCCTAGCAGCTAGTAGTACCTTGAAGGGGCAAAGTGACAAGGAAAAATATGAGAAAGCAAGGATGCTTAAG GACTACATAGAAAACATCCGGGCTGCATACACGAAGAATTTTACAAGTAAAGATGTCATGAAACGGCAAATTGCAGTTGCTACCTATCTTATTGATAAACTAGCTCTGAGGGCTGGCAATGAGAAG GATGATGATGAGGCCGATACTGTTGGTTGCTGCACATTGAAAGTAGAGAATGTAAAAGCAGTAGCCCCAAACACATTGGAG TTTAACTTCCTTGGTAAAGATTCAATTAGATACGAAAATAAAGTTGAAGTTGAGCTTCCTGTTTACAAGGCAATTATACAGTTTCAAGCTG GAAAACGTGGCTCTGATGATCTTTTTGACCAGCTGGACACCAGTAAATTAAATGCTCATCTGAAAGAACTCATGCCTGGCCTTACAGCAAAAGTCTTCCGTACATATAATGCATCCATTACATTGGATGAGATG ttaaATAGGGAAACTAGGAATGGAGATGTTGCAGAGAAAATTGTAGTTTACCAGCATGCCAACAAGGAG GTTGCAATCATTTGTAATCATCAGCGGAGTGTTTCAAAATCTCACAGTCAACAGATGTCAAAATTAAATGAGAAGATTAGCCAGCTGCAG AGCTTgctgaaagagttgaagacagATTTGGACAGGGCAAGGAAAGGGAAGCCCCCATTAAAGAATGCGGATGGAAAACGAAGGAACTTGGCTCCTGAAGC GATAGAGAAAAAGATTGCTCAAACCAATGTAAAGATCGAGAAAATGGAACGGGATATGAAGACCAAAGAAGATCTGAAAACCGTGGCACTAGGCACATCAAAAATTAACTACCTTGACCCTCGGATCACTGTCGCATGGTGCAAGCGGCATGAAGTTCCCATTGAGAAG ATATTTAACAAGTCTCTTCTAGCGAAGTTCGCCTGGGCAATGGACGTAGATCCTGATTTCAGATTCTGA
- the LOC122281211 gene encoding DNA topoisomerase 1 beta-like isoform X2, producing MVGNFRVEPPGLFRGRGEHPKMGKLKKRIRPSDITINIGKDAPIPECPIPGESWKEVRHDNTVTWLAFWNDPINPKEFKYVFLAASSTLKGQSDKEKYEKARMLKDYIENIRAAYTKNFTSKDVMKRQIAVATYLIDKLALRAGNEKDDDEADTVGCCTLKVENVKAVAPNTLEFNFLGKDSIRYENKVEVELPVYKAIIQFQAGKRGSDDLFDQLDTSKLNAHLKELMPGLTAKVFRTYNASITLDEMLNRETRNGDVAEKIVVYQHANKEVAIICNHQRSVSKSHSQQMSKLNEKISQLQSLLKELKTDLDRARKGKPPLKNADGKRRNLAPEAIEKKIAQTNVKIEKMERDMKTKEDLKTVALGTSKINYLDPRITVAWCKRHEVPIEKIFNKSLLAKFAWAMDVDPDFRF from the exons ATG GTTGGAAACTTCAGAGTTGAGCCACCTGGATTATTTCGAGGCCGTGGAGAGCACCCAAAG ATGGGAAAGCTAAAAAAACGCATTCGCCCTAGCGATATTACAATTAATATTGGAAAGGATGCTCCAATTCCAGAGTGCCCCATCCCTGGTGAAAG CTGGAAGGAAGTAAGACACGATAATACTGTTACATGGTTAGCTTTCTGGAATGATCCAATCAATCCAAAGGAGTTCAAGTATGTGTTCCTAGCAGCTAGTAGTACCTTGAAGGGGCAAAGTGACAAGGAAAAATATGAGAAAGCAAGGATGCTTAAG GACTACATAGAAAACATCCGGGCTGCATACACGAAGAATTTTACAAGTAAAGATGTCATGAAACGGCAAATTGCAGTTGCTACCTATCTTATTGATAAACTAGCTCTGAGGGCTGGCAATGAGAAG GATGATGATGAGGCCGATACTGTTGGTTGCTGCACATTGAAAGTAGAGAATGTAAAAGCAGTAGCCCCAAACACATTGGAG TTTAACTTCCTTGGTAAAGATTCAATTAGATACGAAAATAAAGTTGAAGTTGAGCTTCCTGTTTACAAGGCAATTATACAGTTTCAAGCTG GAAAACGTGGCTCTGATGATCTTTTTGACCAGCTGGACACCAGTAAATTAAATGCTCATCTGAAAGAACTCATGCCTGGCCTTACAGCAAAAGTCTTCCGTACATATAATGCATCCATTACATTGGATGAGATG ttaaATAGGGAAACTAGGAATGGAGATGTTGCAGAGAAAATTGTAGTTTACCAGCATGCCAACAAGGAG GTTGCAATCATTTGTAATCATCAGCGGAGTGTTTCAAAATCTCACAGTCAACAGATGTCAAAATTAAATGAGAAGATTAGCCAGCTGCAG AGCTTgctgaaagagttgaagacagATTTGGACAGGGCAAGGAAAGGGAAGCCCCCATTAAAGAATGCGGATGGAAAACGAAGGAACTTGGCTCCTGAAGC GATAGAGAAAAAGATTGCTCAAACCAATGTAAAGATCGAGAAAATGGAACGGGATATGAAGACCAAAGAAGATCTGAAAACCGTGGCACTAGGCACATCAAAAATTAACTACCTTGACCCTCGGATCACTGTCGCATGGTGCAAGCGGCATGAAGTTCCCATTGAGAAG ATATTTAACAAGTCTCTTCTAGCGAAGTTCGCCTGGGCAATGGACGTAGATCCTGATTTCAGATTCTGA